A single genomic interval of Ramlibacter pinisoli harbors:
- a CDS encoding ATP-binding protein: MSLSRSATDLPGDALQRLQEENDELRIRLQEAEETLVAIRQGDVDALVVGADIYTLDSSHAAAGKLRQDVLAQMEDAVLAFDGDDNLTFMNEAAERHYGQGASDLLGRPKAQLFEEVWPSDGDRESCEQALRDKGLARAQVLHRLPGGGSAVNVEIALSVLRDVAGNATGRLYVIRDIEERVKAEQSLAAAAGALARRERQFSTLVENSPDIFARMDRSHRHLYVSPIVTHYTGADPSRFLGKTNAELGMPDHLVREWQVALDGVFQRREIGRVQFAFDAVDGRKAVFDARLVPEFDEQGAVESVLSIAVDVTEQERVNEDLRESQARLREADMRKDEFLATLAHELRNPLAPIRNALQLMRMSQRPEVHADARGVVERQLGQMVHLVDDLLDISRISRGKLDLRREVADMTAIVQSAVETSRPLIEAGRHQLTVQLPQPQSLLVHADVTRLCQVIANLLNNAAKYTPEAGRIELVARRQDDWAVVEVRDSGAGIPPDMLPRVFEMFTQVDRTIGRSQGGLGIGLALVHKLVDLHGGQVEASSEGPGRGSTFTVRLPLAPHADGGARGSDARPVQPVSATGQRVLVVDDNVDSALTMAQVLEMLGYETAMAHDGLEALALAESFRPEVLLLDIGLPLLSGHDVARRIRAQDWGRDMLLIALSGWGQEADKHKSVEAGFDHHFVKPVDLDALMKAVSAPAARRS; the protein is encoded by the coding sequence ATGAGCCTGTCCCGGTCGGCCACAGACCTGCCAGGCGATGCCCTGCAACGGCTGCAGGAAGAGAACGACGAACTACGCATCCGGCTGCAGGAAGCCGAAGAGACCCTGGTCGCGATCCGCCAGGGCGACGTGGACGCCCTGGTGGTCGGCGCCGACATCTACACCCTCGATTCGTCCCATGCCGCCGCCGGCAAGCTGCGCCAGGACGTGCTGGCGCAGATGGAAGACGCCGTGCTGGCCTTCGACGGCGACGACAACCTGACCTTCATGAACGAGGCCGCCGAACGCCACTACGGCCAGGGCGCCTCGGACCTGCTGGGCCGGCCGAAGGCGCAGCTGTTCGAGGAAGTGTGGCCCAGTGACGGCGATCGGGAGTCCTGCGAGCAGGCCCTGCGCGACAAGGGCCTGGCCCGCGCCCAGGTGCTCCATCGCCTGCCGGGCGGGGGCAGCGCGGTCAACGTGGAGATTGCGCTGTCGGTGCTGCGCGACGTCGCGGGCAACGCCACCGGCCGGCTGTACGTGATCCGCGACATCGAGGAGCGCGTGAAGGCCGAGCAGTCGCTGGCGGCAGCGGCCGGCGCGCTGGCGCGGCGGGAGCGCCAGTTCTCCACCCTGGTGGAGAACTCGCCCGACATCTTCGCCCGCATGGACCGCAGCCACCGCCACCTCTACGTGAGCCCGATCGTGACGCACTACACCGGCGCGGACCCGTCGCGGTTCCTGGGCAAGACGAACGCCGAGCTCGGGATGCCGGACCACCTGGTGCGCGAGTGGCAGGTCGCGCTGGACGGTGTCTTCCAGCGACGAGAGATCGGCCGGGTCCAGTTCGCTTTCGATGCGGTGGACGGCCGCAAGGCGGTGTTCGACGCGCGCCTGGTCCCCGAGTTCGACGAGCAGGGCGCCGTCGAATCGGTCCTGTCCATCGCCGTGGACGTGACCGAGCAGGAACGGGTCAACGAGGACCTGCGCGAAAGCCAGGCGCGGCTGCGCGAGGCGGACATGCGCAAGGACGAGTTTCTCGCGACCCTCGCGCACGAGCTGCGCAACCCGCTCGCGCCGATCCGCAACGCGCTGCAGCTCATGCGGATGTCGCAACGGCCCGAGGTGCATGCCGACGCGCGCGGCGTCGTGGAACGGCAGCTGGGCCAGATGGTCCACCTCGTGGACGATCTGCTGGACATCAGCCGCATCAGCCGGGGCAAGCTCGACCTGCGCCGCGAGGTGGCCGACATGACGGCCATCGTCCAGTCCGCCGTCGAGACCAGCCGCCCGCTGATCGAGGCCGGCCGGCATCAGCTGACCGTGCAGTTGCCGCAACCGCAATCGCTGCTGGTCCACGCCGACGTGACGCGCCTTTGCCAGGTGATCGCCAATCTCCTGAACAACGCGGCGAAGTACACGCCCGAAGCGGGCCGGATCGAGCTGGTCGCGCGGCGCCAGGATGACTGGGCGGTGGTGGAGGTCCGGGACTCGGGCGCCGGTATCCCGCCCGACATGCTGCCGCGCGTGTTCGAGATGTTCACGCAGGTCGACCGCACGATCGGCCGCTCCCAGGGCGGGCTGGGCATCGGGCTGGCACTGGTGCACAAGCTGGTGGACCTGCACGGCGGCCAGGTCGAGGCCAGCAGCGAGGGGCCGGGACGGGGTTCGACCTTCACCGTGCGGCTCCCCCTGGCGCCCCATGCCGACGGTGGTGCGCGGGGCTCCGACGCGCGGCCGGTGCAGCCGGTCTCGGCGACGGGTCAGCGGGTGCTGGTCGTGGACGACAACGTCGACAGCGCGCTCACCATGGCCCAGGTCCTGGAGATGCTGGGCTACGAGACGGCCATGGCGCACGACGGGCTGGAAGCGCTGGCCCTGGCCGAATCGTTCCGGCCGGAAGTGCTGCTGCTGGACATCGGCCTTCCCTTGCTGAGCGGGCACGATGTGGCCCGCCGAATCCGCGCCCAGGACTGGGGGCGCGACATGCTGCTGATCGCGCTGAGCGGCTGGGGCCAGGAAGCCGACAAGCACAAGTCTGTCGAGGCGGGCTTCGACCATCACTTCGTCAAGCCGGTCGACCTCGACGCCTTGATGAAGGCGGTGAGCGCGCCGGCGGCCAGGCGTTCGTAG
- a CDS encoding PepSY-associated TM helix domain-containing protein, whose translation MHSTIAPPAARPLPNRSVLLLAWLRKTHGWLGLWGATLGLLFGIAGIWLNHRAVLKLPMEQSRSRSELALPAPVPANATALAAWLGERLQQDRPGAIKVEPAQRLPWSLPGGAPAVQPEHWTVTFGGPAHRVQADYWLGNPQVAVTRIDSGLAATLANLHKGVGMPVGWILLVDTLAGSLIALCLSGVGLWWLMRRRRARIGLAILAASAGLTAALVASRL comes from the coding sequence ATGCACTCCACGATCGCACCACCTGCCGCCCGCCCCTTGCCGAACCGCTCCGTGCTGCTGCTGGCGTGGCTGCGCAAGACGCACGGCTGGCTGGGACTGTGGGGCGCGACCCTGGGCCTGCTGTTCGGCATTGCCGGCATCTGGCTGAACCACCGCGCCGTGCTGAAGCTGCCGATGGAGCAGTCGCGCAGCCGCTCCGAACTGGCCCTGCCCGCCCCGGTCCCGGCGAACGCCACCGCCCTGGCGGCGTGGCTGGGTGAACGACTGCAGCAGGACCGGCCAGGCGCCATCAAGGTCGAACCCGCGCAACGCCTGCCCTGGTCGCTGCCGGGCGGCGCCCCCGCCGTGCAGCCGGAGCACTGGACCGTGACCTTCGGCGGCCCGGCCCACCGCGTGCAGGCCGACTACTGGCTGGGCAATCCGCAGGTCGCCGTCACGCGCATCGACAGCGGCCTCGCCGCCACGCTGGCGAACCTGCACAAGGGCGTGGGCATGCCGGTCGGCTGGATCCTGCTGGTCGACACCCTGGCCGGCAGCCTCATCGCGCTGTGCCTGAGCGGCGTCGGGCTCTGGTGGCTGATGCGCCGCCGGCGGGCCCGCATCGGGCTGGCCATCCTGGCCGCCTCGGCCGGCCTGACCGCAGCCCTGGTGGCCAGCCGCCTCTAA
- a CDS encoding FUSC family protein has translation MPHRTHASSVAARLWRRLRAEWTELVRVQKSDRPWQLPAAAAIASGGPLLAAAWHGNLALGLAASLGGLVFLYLPRAAGARGLARVAGCAIGMVASHAIGTASQVSPAATVAATGLVAFAAALLCRWRGVGPPAALFFVMAVSIAAQTPVHPGRALLNTELLAAGCLLALAVAVAYRLLLPHDIAATPARPAPAGGVVILAESLVIGSFVALSLAVAQAAGLERPYWVPVSCMAVLQGASLRAAWTRQLQRIAGTGVGMLLFGALAAAPLTAWHVAAAVTGLTFVVETLVVRHYGAAVVFITPLAVLLAEAAQLPGQVAGHSVHDLMQARLLDTVIGCLFGLAGAAVLHTSALRSLVGRWVRRDAR, from the coding sequence ATGCCCCACCGCACGCACGCAAGTTCCGTCGCCGCCAGGCTGTGGCGCCGGCTGCGCGCCGAGTGGACGGAGCTGGTGCGGGTGCAGAAGAGCGACCGGCCCTGGCAGTTGCCCGCGGCCGCCGCGATCGCCAGCGGCGGGCCCCTTCTGGCCGCCGCCTGGCATGGCAACCTGGCCCTCGGGCTGGCGGCGTCGCTGGGCGGGCTCGTGTTCCTCTACCTGCCGCGCGCGGCGGGTGCCCGGGGCCTGGCCAGGGTGGCGGGCTGCGCGATCGGCATGGTGGCCAGCCATGCGATCGGCACCGCCAGCCAGGTGTCGCCCGCGGCGACGGTGGCGGCCACCGGGCTGGTGGCCTTCGCCGCCGCGCTGCTGTGCCGCTGGCGCGGGGTGGGCCCGCCGGCCGCCCTGTTCTTCGTCATGGCGGTGTCGATCGCCGCCCAGACGCCGGTCCACCCGGGGCGCGCCCTGCTGAACACGGAGCTGCTCGCGGCCGGATGCCTGCTGGCCCTGGCCGTCGCCGTGGCCTACCGCCTGCTGCTGCCGCACGACATTGCCGCCACACCCGCCCGGCCCGCGCCGGCCGGCGGCGTCGTCATCCTGGCCGAGAGCCTGGTGATCGGCAGCTTCGTTGCGCTCTCGCTGGCGGTCGCCCAGGCCGCCGGCCTGGAACGCCCGTACTGGGTGCCGGTCAGCTGCATGGCCGTGCTCCAGGGCGCCTCGCTGCGGGCCGCCTGGACGCGCCAACTGCAGCGCATCGCGGGCACCGGGGTCGGCATGCTGCTGTTCGGGGCGCTCGCCGCCGCGCCGTTGACGGCCTGGCACGTCGCCGCCGCCGTGACCGGGTTGACCTTCGTCGTCGAGACGCTGGTCGTGCGGCACTACGGCGCCGCGGTGGTCTTCATCACGCCGCTGGCGGTGCTGCTGGCCGAAGCCGCACAACTGCCCGGCCAGGTCGCCGGTCACTCCGTGCACGACCTGATGCAGGCCCGGCTGCTGGACACGGTGATCGGCTGCCTGTTCGGGCTGGCGGGCGCTGCGGTGCTGCACACGTCGGCGCTGCGCAGCCTGGTGGGCCGCTGGGTCCGCCGGGACGCACGCTGA
- a CDS encoding aromatic ring-hydroxylating oxygenase subunit alpha, whose translation MLDPLLFHDWHPVAESRLLAPGTIHPFRLLGEEGIAWRSADGAVQAWDDRCPHRGSRLSLGRIVGDRVVCAYHGWQFDAGGQCRLQPAQPREVPPRTACARRFHAAEAYGLVWVSLGEPARDLPPVPEHTDRGWRVVAGPPQRVATCGPRIVENFLDMAHFAFVHAGILGHPDHAEVPDYQVGPFDDGQGARGMRGVVATGCFAYQPEPSLTVGADASMVEYTYRVLRPLTAVLTKLAQEPAFPQAISLHVQPLDAETCHAWMVMSGIDAQTADDELLARQGRIFEQDLQILESQRPKQVPLEAGVEVPQRADRLSSAYRRMLKAAGLRYGVL comes from the coding sequence ATGCTCGATCCGCTGCTGTTCCACGACTGGCATCCCGTGGCCGAGAGCCGCCTGCTCGCGCCCGGCACCATCCACCCGTTCCGCCTGCTGGGCGAGGAAGGCATCGCCTGGCGCAGCGCCGACGGTGCCGTGCAGGCCTGGGACGATCGCTGCCCGCACCGCGGCTCGCGCCTGTCGCTCGGCCGCATCGTGGGCGACCGGGTCGTGTGCGCGTACCACGGCTGGCAGTTCGACGCCGGCGGCCAGTGCCGGCTGCAGCCGGCGCAGCCGCGCGAGGTGCCGCCGAGGACGGCCTGCGCGCGGCGCTTCCATGCGGCCGAGGCGTACGGCCTGGTGTGGGTGAGCCTGGGCGAGCCCGCGCGCGACCTCCCCCCGGTGCCCGAGCACACCGACCGCGGCTGGCGCGTGGTGGCGGGCCCGCCGCAGCGGGTGGCCACCTGCGGCCCGCGCATCGTCGAGAACTTCCTGGACATGGCCCACTTCGCCTTCGTCCATGCCGGCATCCTCGGCCACCCCGACCATGCCGAAGTGCCCGACTACCAGGTCGGCCCGTTCGACGACGGCCAGGGCGCGCGCGGCATGCGCGGCGTGGTCGCGACCGGGTGCTTCGCCTACCAGCCCGAGCCCAGCCTCACCGTGGGAGCCGATGCGTCCATGGTGGAGTACACCTACCGCGTGTTGCGGCCGCTGACCGCGGTGCTCACCAAGCTCGCGCAGGAGCCCGCCTTCCCGCAGGCGATCAGCCTGCACGTGCAGCCGCTGGACGCGGAGACCTGCCATGCCTGGATGGTCATGTCCGGCATCGACGCACAGACGGCCGACGACGAGCTGCTGGCGCGGCAGGGGCGCATCTTCGAGCAGGACCTGCAGATCCTCGAGTCGCAGCGTCCGAAGCAGGTGCCGCTGGAAGCCGGCGTGGAGGTGCCGCAGCGGGCCGACCGGCTGTCGAGCGCCTACCGGCGCATGCTCAAGGCAGCGGGCCTGCGCTACGGCGTGCTGTGA
- the ppk2 gene encoding polyphosphate kinase 2, whose product MNTTDRLHADLQDNLDEEYELELEDREFLADGSERPMTEAERLQRHLYFETLFELQRDLVRLQDWVVASGHRLVILFEGRDAAGKGGVIKRITQRLNPRVARVAALPAPNDRERTQWYFQRYVAHLPAAGEIVLFDRSWYNRAGVERVMGFCTDEQYEEFFRSVPEFERMLIRSGIQVVKYWFSISDDEQHARFLSRIHDPLKQWKLSPMDLESRRRWEAYTKAKEVMLQRTHTAESPWWLVHADDKKKARLNCIRHLLSLVPFEDVPHPEVVMPARVRHEDYTRRPVPHEMYVPQVY is encoded by the coding sequence ATGAACACGACGGACCGGCTGCACGCCGACTTGCAGGACAACCTCGACGAGGAATACGAGCTGGAACTGGAAGACCGCGAGTTCCTCGCCGACGGCTCCGAGCGGCCGATGACCGAGGCCGAACGGCTCCAGCGGCACCTCTACTTCGAGACCCTGTTCGAGCTGCAGCGCGACCTGGTGCGCCTGCAGGACTGGGTGGTCGCCAGCGGCCACCGGCTGGTGATCCTGTTCGAGGGCCGCGACGCCGCGGGCAAGGGCGGCGTGATCAAGCGCATCACCCAGCGGCTGAACCCGCGCGTCGCCCGGGTGGCTGCGCTGCCGGCCCCGAACGACCGCGAGCGGACCCAGTGGTACTTCCAGCGCTATGTCGCGCACCTGCCCGCCGCCGGCGAGATCGTGCTGTTCGACCGCAGCTGGTACAACCGCGCCGGCGTCGAACGCGTCATGGGGTTCTGCACCGACGAGCAGTACGAGGAGTTCTTCCGCAGCGTGCCCGAGTTCGAGCGGATGCTGATCCGCTCGGGCATCCAGGTCGTGAAGTACTGGTTCTCGATCTCCGATGACGAGCAGCACGCGCGCTTCCTGTCGCGCATCCACGACCCGCTCAAGCAGTGGAAGCTCAGCCCCATGGACCTGGAGTCGCGGCGGCGCTGGGAGGCCTACACCAAGGCCAAGGAAGTGATGCTGCAGCGCACGCACACGGCCGAGTCACCGTGGTGGCTGGTGCATGCGGACGACAAGAAGAAAGCGCGCCTGAACTGCATCCGGCACCTGCTGTCGCTCGTTCCGTTCGAGGACGTGCCCCACCCGGAGGTCGTCATGCCCGCGCGCGTGCGCCACGAGGACTACACCCGGCGCCCCGTGCCGCACGAGATGTACGTGCCGCAGGTCTATTAG
- a CDS encoding bacteriohemerythrin, whose product MDTSPPTSSLQWNPRYSLGNPLLDRQHILLFELTRSFAADVAQMSHETLAAAYGDILGLAQRHCAAEEQMLLVNGYEWLEQHRQEHVAGLDRLQAVWAAVACGDLSRHRLVLALQGWLVTHLQDMDLPAVEYLATDPRRVRDPDGPDPLDVQPGRTP is encoded by the coding sequence ATGGACACCAGCCCGCCCACCAGTTCCCTGCAGTGGAATCCCCGCTACAGCCTTGGCAACCCGCTGCTCGACCGGCAGCACATCCTGCTGTTCGAACTCACGCGGTCGTTCGCCGCCGATGTCGCCCAGATGAGCCACGAGACTTTGGCGGCCGCCTACGGGGACATCCTGGGCCTAGCCCAGCGCCATTGCGCGGCCGAGGAGCAGATGCTGCTGGTCAACGGCTACGAGTGGCTGGAGCAGCACCGCCAGGAGCATGTGGCGGGGCTCGACCGCCTGCAGGCCGTGTGGGCCGCTGTGGCCTGCGGCGACCTCTCACGCCATCGCCTGGTGCTGGCCCTGCAGGGCTGGCTGGTCACCCACCTGCAGGACATGGACCTGCCGGCGGTCGAGTACCTGGCGACCGACCCGCGGCGGGTGCGGGATCCGGATGGGCCGGATCCGCTGGATGTGCAACCGGGGAGAACGCCGTGA
- the boxB gene encoding benzoyl-CoA 2,3-epoxidase subunit BoxB, with protein sequence MSTIDLQALIPNNVDLADNRQLQRALEKWQPAFLNWWNEMGPSDFKANDVYLRTAVGVDASGWASYGYTPMPEYRWGIFLADREENRKIGFGDFMGQDVWQDVPGEYRSTFRRLIVTQGDTEPASVEQQRLLGHTAPSLYDLRNLFQVNVEEGRHLWAMVYLLHAHFGRDGREEAEELLERHSGDVNKPRILGTFNEPMDNWLSFFMFTYFTDRDGKFQLKSFAESAFDPLARTTRFMLTEEAHHMFVGETGVGRVIRRTLEVMKELDTDDVATLRKAGVIDLPTVQRYMNYWFSDSLDLFGSESSSNAANYFSNGIKGRPDEARFADHVESGTEMTIQVPDGQGGLRSETVSVRNGLNEVTRLEYVKDCNIGVTRWNMAIKRAGIDFELKLPSTRFRREVGMWAGVPTTPEGTPISQAEFDARKAQWLPSEADQAFVKSLMQRVTEPGKMAAWIAPPDRGINAQPVEYEYVKL encoded by the coding sequence ATGAGCACCATCGACCTGCAAGCCCTGATCCCCAACAACGTCGACCTGGCCGACAACCGCCAGCTGCAGCGGGCGCTGGAGAAGTGGCAGCCCGCCTTCCTGAACTGGTGGAACGAGATGGGCCCGAGCGACTTCAAGGCCAACGACGTCTACCTGCGCACCGCCGTTGGCGTCGATGCGTCCGGCTGGGCCAGCTACGGCTACACGCCCATGCCCGAGTACCGCTGGGGCATCTTCCTGGCCGACCGGGAGGAAAACCGCAAGATCGGCTTCGGCGACTTCATGGGCCAGGACGTCTGGCAGGACGTGCCCGGCGAATACCGCTCCACGTTCCGGCGCCTGATCGTGACGCAGGGCGACACGGAACCGGCGTCGGTCGAACAGCAGCGGCTGCTGGGCCACACCGCGCCCTCGCTCTATGACCTGCGCAACCTGTTCCAGGTGAACGTGGAGGAGGGCCGCCACCTGTGGGCCATGGTCTACCTGCTGCACGCGCACTTCGGCCGCGACGGCCGCGAGGAGGCCGAGGAACTGCTCGAGCGCCACTCCGGCGACGTCAACAAGCCGCGCATCCTGGGCACGTTCAACGAGCCGATGGACAACTGGCTGTCGTTCTTCATGTTCACCTACTTCACCGACCGCGACGGCAAGTTCCAGCTCAAGAGCTTTGCCGAGAGCGCGTTCGACCCGCTGGCGCGCACCACCCGCTTCATGCTGACCGAGGAGGCGCACCACATGTTCGTGGGCGAGACCGGCGTGGGCCGCGTCATCCGGCGCACGCTGGAGGTGATGAAGGAACTGGACACCGACGACGTGGCCACGCTGCGCAAGGCCGGCGTGATCGACCTGCCCACCGTGCAGCGCTACATGAACTACTGGTTCAGCGACTCGCTGGACCTGTTCGGTTCGGAGTCGTCGTCCAACGCGGCCAACTATTTCAGCAACGGCATCAAGGGCCGGCCCGACGAGGCGCGCTTCGCCGACCACGTGGAGAGCGGCACCGAGATGACCATCCAGGTGCCCGACGGCCAGGGCGGCCTGCGCAGCGAGACGGTGAGCGTGCGCAACGGCCTGAACGAGGTCACGCGGCTCGAGTACGTCAAGGACTGCAACATCGGCGTGACGCGCTGGAACATGGCCATCAAGCGCGCCGGCATCGACTTCGAGCTGAAGCTGCCGTCGACCCGCTTCCGCCGCGAGGTGGGCATGTGGGCCGGGGTGCCGACCACGCCCGAGGGCACGCCGATCAGCCAGGCCGAGTTCGACGCGAGAAAGGCGCAGTGGCTGCCCAGCGAGGCCGACCAGGCCTTCGTCAAGAGCCTGATGCAGCGCGTCACCGAGCCCGGCAAGATGGCCGCGTGGATCGCGCCGCCCGATCGTGGCATCAATGCCCAGCCGGTCGAGTACGAGTACGTGAAGCTCTGA
- the boxC gene encoding 2,3-epoxybenzoyl-CoA dihydrolase, which produces MNAMTEPLLFTQGDRELVRFATHPSRYRHWQLSVEGDVARLKLDIDEDGGIKPGYKLKLNSYDLGVDIELHDAVNRIRFEHPGVKVVVFESGKDRIWCSGANIYMLGLSTHAWKVNFCKFTNETRNGLEDSSRHDGLKSVAAVTGACAGGGYELALACDRIVMVDDRSSTVSLPEVPLLGVLPGTGGLTRVTDKRKVRRDLADIFCTTSEGVRADRARDWKLIDAHAKPQDFPRLVAAEVDALRGQSTRNGPQRGIELTPLDGTIDEQGYHYGLVDVAIDRAARTATLTVQAPAAPIEATPEAIVAAGAGWWPLRLARELDDAILNLRTNELEIGTWVLKTRGEAQRVLQADAVLEQHRDHWLVRETLGLLRRTLARLDVTSRSLIALVDQGSCFAGTFYELALACDRIYMLDLPDAPDAAPALHLSAANFGRYPVVNGLTRLQTRLYEDAAAIGQLQGLQGSALRADQALGLGLVTLTPDDIDWDDEIRIMLEERASLSPDALTGMEASLRFPGPETMETRVFGRLSAWQNWIFIRPNAVGEDGALKLFGSGKKAKFDWKRV; this is translated from the coding sequence ATGAATGCCATGACAGAACCTTTGTTGTTCACGCAAGGGGATCGCGAGCTGGTGCGTTTCGCCACCCACCCGTCGAGGTACCGTCACTGGCAGCTGTCGGTCGAGGGGGACGTCGCGCGCCTGAAGCTCGACATCGACGAGGACGGCGGCATCAAGCCGGGCTACAAGCTCAAGCTCAACTCCTACGACCTGGGCGTCGACATCGAACTGCACGACGCGGTCAACCGCATCCGCTTCGAACATCCCGGCGTGAAGGTGGTGGTGTTCGAGTCCGGAAAGGACCGCATCTGGTGCTCGGGCGCCAACATCTACATGCTGGGACTGTCCACCCACGCGTGGAAGGTGAATTTCTGCAAGTTCACCAACGAGACGCGCAACGGCCTGGAGGACTCGTCCCGCCACGACGGCCTGAAGTCGGTGGCGGCCGTTACCGGTGCCTGCGCCGGCGGCGGCTACGAACTGGCGCTGGCCTGCGACCGCATCGTGATGGTGGATGACCGCTCGTCCACCGTCAGCCTGCCGGAGGTGCCGCTGCTGGGCGTGCTGCCCGGCACCGGCGGCCTGACCCGCGTGACCGACAAGCGCAAGGTGCGCCGCGACCTGGCCGACATCTTCTGCACCACCAGCGAGGGCGTGCGCGCCGACCGTGCCAGGGACTGGAAGCTGATCGACGCCCACGCCAAGCCGCAGGACTTTCCCCGGCTGGTGGCGGCCGAGGTCGACGCGCTGCGCGGCCAGTCCACCCGCAACGGCCCGCAGCGCGGCATCGAGCTGACGCCGCTGGACGGCACCATCGACGAGCAGGGCTACCACTACGGCCTGGTCGACGTGGCGATCGACCGCGCGGCGCGCACTGCCACCCTGACGGTGCAGGCGCCGGCGGCGCCCATCGAGGCGACGCCCGAGGCCATCGTCGCGGCCGGTGCCGGCTGGTGGCCGCTGCGGCTGGCCCGCGAGCTGGACGACGCGATCCTGAACCTGCGCACCAACGAGCTGGAGATCGGCACCTGGGTGCTCAAGACCCGCGGCGAGGCCCAGCGCGTGCTGCAGGCCGACGCGGTGCTCGAGCAGCACCGGGACCACTGGCTGGTGCGCGAGACCCTGGGCCTGCTGCGCCGCACGCTGGCCCGCCTGGACGTCACCAGCCGCTCTCTCATCGCGCTGGTGGACCAGGGCTCGTGCTTCGCCGGCACCTTCTACGAGCTGGCGCTGGCCTGCGACCGCATCTACATGCTGGACCTGCCCGATGCGCCCGATGCGGCGCCGGCGCTGCACCTGTCGGCGGCCAATTTCGGCCGCTACCCGGTGGTCAACGGCCTCACGCGCCTGCAGACCCGCCTGTACGAGGACGCCGCCGCGATCGGGCAGCTGCAAGGCCTGCAGGGCAGCGCGCTGCGCGCCGACCAGGCCCTGGGCCTGGGCCTGGTGACCCTGACGCCCGACGACATCGACTGGGACGACGAGATCCGCATCATGCTGGAGGAGCGGGCGTCGCTCTCGCCCGACGCGCTCACCGGCATGGAGGCCTCGCTGCGCTTTCCCGGCCCCGAGACCATGGAAACCCGCGTCTTCGGCCGCCTGTCCGCCTGGCAGAACTGGATCTTCATCCGCCCCAACGCCGTCGGCGAGGACGGCGCGCTGAAGCTGTTCGGAAGCGGCAAGAAAGCGAAGTTCGACTGGAAGCGCGTCTGA
- a CDS encoding helix-turn-helix transcriptional regulator, whose protein sequence is MQLITDSDTDTRATLAELGGRVRAWRARRGMTRKQLAADSGLSERFLADVESGKGNVSINSLEAAARALNITILELLQDAPRPALARVQQLLGRLDEGQLDQAYVLLADAFGLGDAQGREQRIALIGLRGAGKSTLGAQLAAQRGVPFVELDREIEREAGTSMNEILLLHGQAGYRRYERRALMRIAEDHADGVVVTTGGSIVSERETFDLLQSRFWCVWLKASPEEHMSRVVAQGDMRPFDTTRGATTEAMEDIRRILASRESLYARADAVVDTAARTVKQSMKDLERAVPAPVPQRSKETA, encoded by the coding sequence ATGCAGCTGATCACCGACTCCGACACCGACACCAGGGCCACGCTGGCCGAGCTCGGCGGCCGCGTGCGTGCCTGGCGCGCCCGGCGCGGCATGACGCGCAAGCAGCTGGCCGCCGACTCGGGCCTGTCCGAGCGCTTCCTGGCCGACGTCGAAAGCGGCAAGGGCAACGTCTCGATCAATTCGCTGGAGGCGGCGGCCCGGGCGCTGAACATCACCATCCTCGAGCTGCTGCAGGATGCCCCGCGCCCCGCGCTGGCACGCGTGCAGCAGCTGCTGGGCCGGCTGGACGAGGGCCAGCTCGACCAGGCCTATGTGCTGCTGGCCGACGCCTTCGGCCTGGGCGATGCCCAGGGGCGCGAGCAGCGCATCGCGCTCATTGGCCTGCGCGGTGCCGGCAAGTCCACGCTGGGCGCCCAGCTGGCCGCACAGCGCGGCGTGCCCTTCGTCGAACTCGACCGCGAGATCGAGCGCGAGGCCGGCACCAGCATGAACGAGATCCTGCTGCTGCACGGCCAGGCCGGCTACCGCCGCTACGAACGCCGCGCGCTGATGCGCATCGCCGAGGACCACGCCGATGGCGTGGTCGTCACCACCGGTGGCAGCATCGTGAGCGAGCGCGAGACCTTCGACCTGCTGCAAAGCCGCTTCTGGTGCGTCTGGCTCAAGGCCAGCCCCGAGGAGCACATGAGCCGCGTGGTCGCCCAGGGCGACATGCGGCCGTTCGACACCACCCGCGGCGCGACGACGGAGGCGATGGAGGACATCCGCCGCATCCTGGCCAGCCGCGAATCGCTCTATGCGCGCGCCGACGCCGTGGTCGACACCGCGGCGCGCACCGTCAAGCAATCGATGAAGGACCTGGAGCGCGCCGTTCCGGCCCCCGTCCCGCAACGTTCCAAGGAGACCGCCTGA